The DNA window TCAAGCGGCCAATATTCCACGTTATAGGATTCATTCTCGCTCAGGGAAACGAATCGTCCGAGTGCGGTCGCGCCTCTCATTACGGCAATCGCACGGTGGTACAATGCTCCGCTGACCTTGGACATCGCCCAGCTTTTTCCAGTGTTGATCATGCCCACACCGGGAATCAGGATGACGCGCGGCGCAGCCTCAAACATGACATCCCCATCGTTCTTATTGCGTTCAAAGTAAGCTTTATATTGCTCTTTATATGCTGCGATGCTTTCTTTCAAAATCGCTTTTAAACCCTCAATATCGTTTGCGTTCGGCGTCCAGTCCACAAACAGCGGCACGACCTTGGTATGCACCAAATGATCCGGGCAAGCCGCCCCGACTTGAGACAGCTGCGGAGAATCCTGGCCCCCGACAAATTGCAGAACATCGTCCGCATCGTCAAAGGTCAGGATCATTCGCTTCCGGTCGCTGACGGCGCCGCGAATCACCGGCATCACTTGCGCTGCGAGATTTTTGCGCGCCGCTTCCGGGAGCGCCTGATGCTTCACACCGCCAAACAGCTCAGATTCGTTCACCCGCGCCTCGATGTAGGTTTCCGCTTCATTAATGATCTTGATGGTTTGCGCATAGCATTCCTCTGAGGTTTCTCCCCAGGTCACGAGACCGTGTTTTTCCATCAGCACCAATTCCGCCTTCGGATTTGCGAATACGCCTTGCGCGATCATTTTGGATAAGGTAAATCCGGGACGAACATAGGGGACCCATACGAAACGGTCGCCGAAAATCTCCTTCGCCAATTCCTTGCCGTTATCCGCGCAGCAAAGGCTAATGATCGCGTCCGGATGCGTATGGTCCACATGCTTAAACGGCAGAAAAGCATGCAGCAATGTTTCTATTGAAGCGCGAGGATGCTTCGCGTCGATCATGCAATGAGACAAATAACCGACCATTTCCTCATCCGTCATTTCATCCCTTTCCATTAACGGACGTATATCTTCCATGCGGAGCCCCGTAAAATTATGTGCTTTCATTGTGGCTAAATCGGAGCCGCTTCCTTTTACAAACATAACTTCAACATCGCGCCCCCTGAAGTCCTTTACAACGGTTTTGCTCGATGTATTGCCGCCTCCCCAGTTGCATACCCGGCGATCAGCTCCGATAATATTAGAACGGTAAACAAGTTCATCCAATCCCCCTGATAACTTTGAAGCTTCCTTGTTATCCCATAAACTTTGAACCATGGTTTTACCTCCGATATATGTTTGTTTATGACTGAATTTTATTATATTATATTTGTTTATTTTTGAATATATCTTTTTTTGGCGCAACTTCTAAGTCCGCTGCCATTTAAACTGGAATGAAGTCTGCTGCAGTTCTTGCGCCAGCTTGGTCAGATCGTTGATCGAATCTTTCAATTCCATCATCGCAGCCAATTTTTCTTCGGTATATAGGCAACCAGGGCGTAATTTTGGGCAGAAACACGCAGAAACAGGGTACTGAATTTCTTTGGTTTTGATCAAAGCCGCTGCCAGTCTGTTTACTAAGTCAGAATAAGAACGCCGCATATCCTTCAAGATGATGGACGATGCGCCGCATAATAAGCCCCAAAGCACAGATAAAATCAAAAAAACCGCAATCAACTTCTGTTCAATGCCAATTTTTCGAATGGCCGACATATTATCACCCGCATTTCTTAGTAAAATGCCTCCAAGTCCTATGAACCGATTGGAGGCATTTTACTGCATGAAAGCTAATTATTATTGCAATGAAATTGAAATCACTGAAACAAAATCAGGATTAATAAACCTTCTTCCATTCCCCGATGTTCTTCGCGTCAAATTTAAACGGATCCCCAAGCATCACTTGCGTTCCTTCTCCGTCCTGAACAACTTCCTTGTCACCCAAACGTCCTGCATTAAACTTATCGCCGACTTTTCCGGTGATCGAGCCCTTGACCAGATTGTCTGCGGCGTATCCCGCAAGATAACCTACGTCAATCGGATTCCACAAGTACATCCATTGGCATACACCGCTCTCGATATACTCCGCCATTTCGCTGGGAAGTCCCAGACCGGTAAGCTGCACTTTGCCTTTCAGGCCCTTATCGGTCAGCACCTTGCCCGCTGCCGCAATACCAACTGTCGTCGGAGCAATAATCCCCTTCAGATTCGGGAAAGATTTAAGCAATCCTTCCGTCTCGGATACGCTCTTATCCCGAAGATCGTCCCCGTATGCCACTTTAACCAGCTTCATATCTTTATATTTGGGATCTTGAAGCTCTTTTTTCATCCATTCGATCCACGTATTTTGGTTCGTCGCTTGCGAAGTTGCGCTCAGTACGGCGATGTCGCCTTTTCCGCCGATCATGTCATAGATCGCCTGGATTTCGACACGGCCGATTCTTTCAGGGTCCGCCTGATTGATATGAACCATGCGGCTTTTGGCATTTACTGCAGAGTCAAGCGAAAGCACCTTGATTCCCCGATCCATCGCTTTGGTCAAAGCGGGCTGCAAAGCATCCGGATCGTTGGCCGCAATCGCAATGGCATCCACCTTTTGAGCGATGAGCTCTTCGATAATTTGGATTTGCGCTTCAGCGGTCGGCTGGTCCGGCGCTTTCATGATCACTTCGCCGCCCAGTTCTTCGATGGCGTTCTTATAGCCCTCCATCATTTTTTCCCCATAGGGATTACCGGTGTTTTTAAACACAATCGCGAATTTCTTTTTAGCGCCGCTTCCGTTATCCGCCGGTTTTGCGGTTTCGCTCGGCTGCTTGCCGGGTTCCGCGCTCGTGTTTCCCCCTTGGCTTGCGTTGTCTTTCGTCGCACTGCCGCATCCTGCCAGCAACGACAAAGACATCACCATAACTAATACAGCTGACAACAACTTTTTCACTGATATTTCCTCCCTTTATAATGTTTCTATATAAAACAGTCATGGACTGCCTTATATCATGACTTTCTTCGCTTTAAATTGGCAATTAAGACAGAAACGATCAACAGCGCTCCGATGATGATCAGCTGCGTCTGCGCGGCAACGTTGATTAATCCCAGACCGTACCGAAGCAAGCCGACGAGGAAAACAGCGATGATTGCGCCGATCATTTTACCCTTCCCCCCGGCGGTGCTGATCCCGCCAAGAACGACCATCGCGATCACTTCCAATTCGTACATATTTGCGACGTTCGGCCTTGTGCTGCCCATTTTGGATGTGAGAAAAACAGCTGTTACGGCTGACATCAGGCCTGTCAATGTAAAAACGATCAGCTTGACCCTGTTGACTTGAACGCCGGAGAACATGCTCGCCGTGGGATTGCTTCCAATTGCATAAACAGTTCGGCCGAAAGTGGTTTTGTGAAGCACTATCCCGAAGAGGATTGCGAGCATAACAAACGCAATCAGAATAAATGGAACCCCTCCGATATAACCCCATCCGAAAAATTTGAACCAAGCGGGAAAATTGCCGGATGCCTGATCCTCCAGAATGATATAAGCAATTCCCCGGTATAAGATCATGGTGATCAACGTTACGATGACCGCTGACAATTCCTTGAATTTGACAATCAGCAGGCCGTTGATCAATCCGGCAAGGGTGCCGACCGCCAGGCTGATGAGAATCGCCAACACCATCGGAACCCCGCTGTTGTACAAAACAGCCATCACAACCGATGAGAGGGCTACAATCGATGCCACTGAAATATCGATATCGGCGAGAATCATCACAAAAACCATCGGCAGAACGATAAACGCTTTATCGAGGAAGCCCATTGTGGCATCCCGCAAATTATCGTAATCCAAATAGTAGGGAGAAAGATTCGCATTCATCACGTTGACGAGGATAAACAGCAATACCAGCATCCATTCCCATTGAAAAAATACAGTTTTCAGCTTGAAGTCCCTTTTGTCCAAAATGACTCTCTGCAGCACGTCTAGATCCTCCTCCCCAACAAATGATTTCGTTCGACACTTCTCTTCACAAGTGCGTTCACGAGAACTGCGATCAGAATGACCGTCCCTTGAATGGCCATTTGCCAAAATGGGGATATATTCAGAAGAGGAAGCGCATTGTTTAAAATACCCAGCAGCAGGGAACCCAGAATAATGCCCGAAATCTTGCCGCTGCCTCCGGCAATGCTCACTCCGCCGAGCACACAGGCAGCAATTACGCTCAATTCATAACCCATGGCGGTATCGCCTTGCGCCGATGCGAATTTTGCGACCCAAAGCACACCGGCCAGTCCCGACAATCCTCCCATAACGGTGTAAATTAACCATAAAATTCGATCGTTGTGAATTCCGCTGATTTTGGCGGATTCCGGATTGCTGCCGACCGCATAAATTTGTCTGCCTGTCCGGGTATGATTAATGAAGTAATAAGAGACGGCATAAATGATTAAAGCGACAAAAATCAGCGTATTGATTCCCAGTACGGATCCTGTTGCAATATTCTTAAAGCTTTCCGGCATCTGATGGGCGCTGATCCATTTCCCGCCGCTGATCGTAAAGGTCAAGCCCCGATAAACATTCATCATGCCAAGCGTGGCGATAATCGGAAGAATCCCCACCTTGGAAACCAATATCCCCAGAATCGATCCGCTGATTAAACCGATAAGCGTTCCAAGCAAAATCGCCAACAATGGATGCAGATCCGGAAATTTACTGACCGTAAGCGCCGTAATCATTCCCGATAATGCCAACGTCGAACCGACAGACAAGTCGATTCCCCTCGTCACAATGACAAGCATCATGCCGATCGCGAGAATGCTTAAAATCGCGGTATTCGTCAGCAGGTCGTCAATATTCTCCAAGGTAAGAAAATTCGGATTCCGCAATTGCACTAATATCGCCAGAAGAATGATGAATCCGAACAAACCCAGCTCTCTAAAATTCATCGCTTTCGACATTGATTTTTCCATCTCTCTTCCTTATACTGCTGATGTTTCCAACGCAGATTTATTTAGCATCGACGCTTCAAGAATCGCTTCCTGCGTCGCTTCCTTCCGGTCAAGGCATCCCGTCACTCTGCCTTCCCGCATCACAACGATGGTATCGCTCATTCCCATCACTTCGGGCATTTCCGAGGAAACCAGAATGATCCCATACCCCTGAGCGGCAAGCTCGCTGATAATCTCATAAATCGCCGACTTGGCCCCGACATCCACACCTTTGGTCGGCTCATCCAAAATGATGATCTTCAAATCGGAGGTCAGAAGTTTAGCCACAACGACTTTTTGCTGATTGCCTCCGGATAACGAGCTGACCAGATCAAAGACGCTGTTTGCTTTCACATTTACTTTTTCCGTCAATTGCTTTGCCGTCTGTCTTTCTTTGGCGCGGCTTATCCACCCCTTGCTGGCAAATTTCTTCAACGCGGATAATGTCACGTTGCTGACTATATCCCATTGCAGAATGAGCCCCTGCTTTTGCCGGTCCTCGGGCAAATAACCGATTCCAAGCTCGATGGCATCCAACGGCTTGCGGATATTCATCTCTTTTCCTTCCACATACACTTTGCCTTGATCGTATGGACTAATTCCGAAAATCGACTGGCAAACCTCGCTTCTTCCCGCTCCGACAAGACCTGTGAGCCCAAGAATCTCGCCCTTGTGAAGCGTAAAGGAAACATCCGCAAAGAATCCGGTTTTCCCCAGCCCTTCAAGCCGCAGCAATTCCCCGCCGATCTCATGCTTCCTGTCGGGAAACAATTGCGTCACTTCGCGTCCAACCATCGCCACAATCAGCTCTTCATTGGAAATATCATGGACTCCCCATGTGCCGATATATTTCCCATCCCTGAAAACCGTCACATTGCCGGCCAACCGATACATATCCTCGAAGCGATGCGAGATAAAAATAATCGATGCGCCGCGGTCCCTCAATTTTTCCGTTATTTTATACAGCTCCTCGCTCTCTCTCATCGTGAGCGCAGCCGTAGGTTCATCCATGATAATGATTTTTGCGTCGGCGGAGAGCGCTTTGGCGATTTCGACGATTTGCTGCTGGGCGACACTTAATGCTCCCATTTGCGTTTTCGGATCAAAATCGGCGCCCAATTCCTCCAATAATTTTCTCGCCTGGTTATGCATTTGTTTCCACAGAATTCTTCTTGTGCCTTTTTGCAGCTTTTCATGTCCCATGAAAATATTTTCAGTCACACTTAAGTCCGGATAACAGGTCACATGCTGATAGATTGCGGCAATCCCCATTTTTTTGGCGTGATTCGGATCCTTCAGATCGACCTTCACTCCGTCCAGATAGATTTCCCCTTCATCCTGGGCATGGACGCCGGTGATGATTTTAATAAATGTGGATTTGCCGGCGCCATTCTCTCCCATCAATGCATGGATTTCTCCCCGCTTCAATTTGAAATGAACATGATCCAGCGCTTTGACGCCTGGAAACGTTTTTGTAATCCCTTTCAATTCAAGCGCAAATTCAGCCATAAAGTTGAATCCTCCTTCCTCCAATACACTTCTGTTTTCTGCATCTTTTTCTTAAAATAAGATACTTGAATTGGCGCTGATTCAATAGGAGACAATGTTCAGTTCAGGGGGGAATTATTCTGTTCTTTACAAAAAAACAGCCCAATCTGAATTAGGCTGTTTAGACGGATATGTGTCCTGGAGCTGCAAGCGGCTATTGTTTGATATGCTGATCCCGGTACTGCGAAGGCGATTGCCCTGTCCACTGCTTAAACAGACGGCTGAAATACTTGGTATCGTGATAGCCGATTCTTGCGCTGATTTCATACATTTTCAGCTGCGGATCGCGGAGCAGTTCCTTGGCTTTCTCCATCCGCTTCCTTGTCACAAAATCAAGAATCGTTTCCCCGGTTTGAATTTTAAAATATTGGCAGAAATAAGTCGGATTCATGTAAACGGAATCGGCGATTTTCTTGATCGTAATCTCGCTGCCCAGGTTTTCCTCAATCCATGACTTAGCCTGCTCCACCGGCTTTGCGTTTTCTTTTTGTCGCGCTTGCTGAATGTGCCGGATGGCCATCCCGAGCAGATCCGTTACGTGCTCTCTCAACTGGCTCAGATTCGCCGCTCTGTTTACATTTTGCAGGGCCTCTTCAAGCGGAATCGCAAGCTCATCGCCATGGGAATTCTCCATCCAGACAGAATGGATCTGAATCATCATATACTGAACCGCACGCTGTATGGATGCCGGGGACTCCATTTTTCCCAGCTCGTCAAAGACCCGCTGGACTTCGATTTCAGCTTCATCCATATCTGCCTGCTCGATTGAACGCCTCAGATGCTGAACCAGCGGATAAACGCCAGAATCGGCCTTGCTGCCCGGCCTTGTTTCCGGATGCTCTTCCATGGTCGACCGGAACACCTGATTCCCGCCGAACAGCAGCCGGTAATTGATGAGCGACAGCGCTTGCTGTCTGGCGTTCGGAAGCATATACAGATCTTCAATCACATCCGCTTGGCCGATGGAAGCCGAAAAAGGCGTGAATTTCTGAATGGCGGAG is part of the Ferviditalea candida genome and encodes:
- a CDS encoding bifunctional aldolase/short-chain dehydrogenase, whose product is MVQSLWDNKEASKLSGGLDELVYRSNIIGADRRVCNWGGGNTSSKTVVKDFRGRDVEVMFVKGSGSDLATMKAHNFTGLRMEDIRPLMERDEMTDEEMVGYLSHCMIDAKHPRASIETLLHAFLPFKHVDHTHPDAIISLCCADNGKELAKEIFGDRFVWVPYVRPGFTLSKMIAQGVFANPKAELVLMEKHGLVTWGETSEECYAQTIKIINEAETYIEARVNESELFGGVKHQALPEAARKNLAAQVMPVIRGAVSDRKRMILTFDDADDVLQFVGGQDSPQLSQVGAACPDHLVHTKVVPLFVDWTPNANDIEGLKAILKESIAAYKEQYKAYFERNKNDGDVMFEAAPRVILIPGVGMINTGKSWAMSKVSGALYHRAIAVMRGATALGRFVSLSENESYNVEYWPLELYKLTLAPAETEFSRKVAFITGGAGGIGSETARRLVSEGAHVVLADLNLEGAQMVAVDINEKHGENRAIAVKMDVTKEEEVISALAATALSFGGTDILVNNAGLATSSPFDETSLKEWNLNMNVLGTGYFLVAREAFKQMKAQGVGGNMVFVASKNSVYAGKNASAYSAAKALEAHLARCIAAEGGEFGIRVNTILPDAILQGSAIWNSGWRNERAAAYGIEPDQLEEYYRKRTTLSVNIFPKDIAEGIAFFASSKSEKTTGCMLTIDGGVPAAFTR
- the rhaS gene encoding rhamnose ABC transporter substrate-binding protein, encoding MKKLLSAVLVMVMSLSLLAGCGSATKDNASQGGNTSAEPGKQPSETAKPADNGSGAKKKFAIVFKNTGNPYGEKMMEGYKNAIEELGGEVIMKAPDQPTAEAQIQIIEELIAQKVDAIAIAANDPDALQPALTKAMDRGIKVLSLDSAVNAKSRMVHINQADPERIGRVEIQAIYDMIGGKGDIAVLSATSQATNQNTWIEWMKKELQDPKYKDMKLVKVAYGDDLRDKSVSETEGLLKSFPNLKGIIAPTTVGIAAAGKVLTDKGLKGKVQLTGLGLPSEMAEYIESGVCQWMYLWNPIDVGYLAGYAADNLVKGSITGKVGDKFNAGRLGDKEVVQDGEGTQVMLGDPFKFDAKNIGEWKKVY
- a CDS encoding ABC transporter permease; amino-acid sequence: MLQRVILDKRDFKLKTVFFQWEWMLVLLFILVNVMNANLSPYYLDYDNLRDATMGFLDKAFIVLPMVFVMILADIDISVASIVALSSVVMAVLYNSGVPMVLAILISLAVGTLAGLINGLLIVKFKELSAVIVTLITMILYRGIAYIILEDQASGNFPAWFKFFGWGYIGGVPFILIAFVMLAILFGIVLHKTTFGRTVYAIGSNPTASMFSGVQVNRVKLIVFTLTGLMSAVTAVFLTSKMGSTRPNVANMYELEVIAMVVLGGISTAGGKGKMIGAIIAVFLVGLLRYGLGLINVAAQTQLIIIGALLIVSVLIANLKRRKS
- a CDS encoding ABC transporter permease, with amino-acid sequence MSKAMNFRELGLFGFIILLAILVQLRNPNFLTLENIDDLLTNTAILSILAIGMMLVIVTRGIDLSVGSTLALSGMITALTVSKFPDLHPLLAILLGTLIGLISGSILGILVSKVGILPIIATLGMMNVYRGLTFTISGGKWISAHQMPESFKNIATGSVLGINTLIFVALIIYAVSYYFINHTRTGRQIYAVGSNPESAKISGIHNDRILWLIYTVMGGLSGLAGVLWVAKFASAQGDTAMGYELSVIAACVLGGVSIAGGSGKISGIILGSLLLGILNNALPLLNISPFWQMAIQGTVILIAVLVNALVKRSVERNHLLGRRI
- a CDS encoding sugar ABC transporter ATP-binding protein produces the protein MAEFALELKGITKTFPGVKALDHVHFKLKRGEIHALMGENGAGKSTFIKIITGVHAQDEGEIYLDGVKVDLKDPNHAKKMGIAAIYQHVTCYPDLSVTENIFMGHEKLQKGTRRILWKQMHNQARKLLEELGADFDPKTQMGALSVAQQQIVEIAKALSADAKIIIMDEPTAALTMRESEELYKITEKLRDRGASIIFISHRFEDMYRLAGNVTVFRDGKYIGTWGVHDISNEELIVAMVGREVTQLFPDRKHEIGGELLRLEGLGKTGFFADVSFTLHKGEILGLTGLVGAGRSEVCQSIFGISPYDQGKVYVEGKEMNIRKPLDAIELGIGYLPEDRQKQGLILQWDIVSNVTLSALKKFASKGWISRAKERQTAKQLTEKVNVKANSVFDLVSSLSGGNQQKVVVAKLLTSDLKIIILDEPTKGVDVGAKSAIYEIISELAAQGYGIILVSSEMPEVMGMSDTIVVMREGRVTGCLDRKEATQEAILEASMLNKSALETSAV
- a CDS encoding helix-turn-helix transcriptional regulator: MLPNARQQALSLINYRLLFGGNQVFRSTMEEHPETRPGSKADSGVYPLVQHLRRSIEQADMDEAEIEVQRVFDELGKMESPASIQRAVQYMMIQIHSVWMENSHGDELAIPLEEALQNVNRAANLSQLREHVTDLLGMAIRHIQQARQKENAKPVEQAKSWIEENLGSEITIKKIADSVYMNPTYFCQYFKIQTGETILDFVTRKRMEKAKELLRDPQLKMYEISARIGYHDTKYFSRLFKQWTGQSPSQYRDQHIKQ